A portion of the Melanotaenia boesemani isolate fMelBoe1 chromosome 2, fMelBoe1.pri, whole genome shotgun sequence genome contains these proteins:
- the LOC121653322 gene encoding E3 ubiquitin-protein ligase RBBP6-like isoform X3: MTHIHYKFSSKLNYNTVVFDGPHITLNDLKRQIMGREKLRAGDCDLQITNAQTKEEYTDNEDLIPKGSSVIVRRIPIIGARSSSSNKTNNTERSDFQGHHAFGASRAMVDRSSTKALSFFTKIQMANLVDANVSEEEKIRVVANQTSYDPISLNTKYGTVLPENYTCYRCGNTGHHIRNCPTAAQDKNFEALPRIKKSTGIPRSFMVEVDDPNIKGVMLTNCGRYAIPAIDAEAYATGKKEKPPFIPQEQPKSEGEDDPIPDELLCLICHDLLNDSVVIPCCGNSYCDDCIRTTLLDSEDHVCPTCGQSDVSPDTLIANKFLRQAVNNFKKEQGCVKNQRRSCDSAQSQNATPTPSPVPTPPPLSLQSQQKPVHLLCSQQAAKTPPLSQAPDVSPVATDPTFADNTANISLQSVQKPVMTSDNEAEEKMSNDSAAADPSVLVPDKPPTNASSLGNDIPAAEQPQTVDVSQKHTSSELTQRLSGSPASWDNAPSSSGCPPRGLTESSTLQLSTSSSSSSLYSATPSPVFPFPLFHTFIPTHQPHNSYPPGYLPTTPDWMLRNPQGGPIPPLGSSTSSSSIPVLIPKEWYRYQKKNNERSPHRHSSSHLNSPKSKSSRFYSHSSSRSRSRSRSRSRPRSSKRHFHGRSNNPSYSYGYKRPHSTTPSSSSSPRGGYHSRSKSSSDQQKTRHHSKRSSSSSRSSKRCGEHSGKETGSSSSFSQNANNLSNLELDRQRYLKWKKDYQEWYEKYFSSYVTQFHQLHLPPPPHPQDFFYQPEDNRAATMEASSPSSDLSSYSRSPPSQSTSDSHSSPSHPSSDSGSPYKANNARSPPSHSSSDGRSTPFKDGAQPRECPEKYSCPPGTLTKSRDEIDLQDQQTSKQLKHEEKRSKKLDGGKSRELSSNSADDSRKDEKKCNTQPKDGAAVCSKSTTSGVTESVQPLLKQDKALDKDCEGQTQEERNLERKQGWSRGSKQDVEKKHKIKLNTKPGRVDRDREDHPRRSKAPHSRSEKNRKRKGEGSDSNKKKSSITVKPQSCKDLKSKTTDNPESSESESLKTFDEIKQKADKTKEKKTWRLTPTDIWEEGIKVIPQKKISININLDSKQKEGKTDQQNATNSEVCSAENQEQTAIREEELNKGQTETEVNEMKESSQEILPEVKIKPDEQEVREMWNKAAFEDVKGGVLKNVEEQDNEKIASEMDRLDLWHCALTLGEGEEENVAGKEEEEKERDDGKGHEMMELAFTSYNDKVEKETTCEEKRDEPQRGDDDTVMSNLKSKNKNHREGCNTTLNDSSTSVAGNCGAEEEEVMETLQESEDTKEKLSLVQAPCSKWDNDEEQGHGDIRAEANTAALFPPSVTETSRKAPGDNEQQGRRSAEGETDKHRARGRNKERSFSLSRSLSDVAPSSGHNTTDSTVYADGDTGTERQRDRDRKGESERQKEGKRSNRGGREEERRRDWGRSKINLVQNRNFPSSSSSQSFSSSVLQETESRGRSQGGSKSSRHGWKSYGTSNETSRSTNMPDQNPPRFKDKDLFHHYSTHQSLSANYGDKGRLARTHYSPPSLFSNHRDLFSFETSGGPQRGFPDWELMRSKSRTENRVEKGKWKQEKMFKAGKDCKGERANPEMVARRGGERGSWREGKTERLEDRQRPSSSSSVSSSASHENSKDDKRGEGGRETQKHRKEKRQASPELHDGDRRKLKKSKSN; the protein is encoded by the exons ATGACTCATATTCATTACAAATTCTCCTCTAAACTCAACTACAACACGGTGGTTTTTGACGGCCCGCACATCACGCTGAATGACTTGAAGAGGCAGATCATGGGCAGAGAGAAGCTTCGAGCCGGGGACTGCGACCTGCAGATCACAAATGCACAAACcaaagaag AGTACACAGACAATGAAGATCTGATCCCAAAAGGCTCCTCTGTCATCGTCAGGAGAATCCCCATCATTGGAGCCAGGTCCAGCTCAAGTAACAAGACCAACAACAC tgagCGATCAGACTTCCAGGGTCACCACGCCTTCGGAGCCAGCAGAGCT ATGGTTGACCGGAGCTCTACCAAAGCCTTGTCGTTTTTCACCAAG ATCCAGATGGCTAACCTGGTTGATGCAAATGTGtcagaggaggagaaaataaGAGTTGTAGCGAATCAGACCTCGTACGACCCCATTAG TTTAAACACAAAGTATGGCACTGTCCTTCCAGAGAACTACACCTGCTATCGCTGTGGAAATACTGGGCACCACATCAGGAACTGTCCAACTGCTGCA CAGGATAAAAACTTTGAGGCTCTTCCAAGGATAAAGAAGAGCACAGGAATCCCTCGCTCCTTCATGGTTGAGGTGGATGATCCCAACATTAAAGGAGTCATGCTGACCAATTGTGGCCGTTATGCAATTCCAGCCATCGATGC TGAGGCATATGCTACTGGAAAGAAGGAGAAGCCTCCGTTTATTCCACAGGAACAACCCAAATCTGAAGGCGAGGATGATCCCATCCCCGATGAGCTCCTCTGTCTGATATGTCACGACCTACTGAATGACTCTGTGGTCATACCCTGCTGTGGAAACAGCTACTGTGATGACT GTATTCGCACCACTTTGCTCGATTCAGAGGACCACGTCTGCCCAACATGTGGCCAGTCAGACGTCTCTCCCGATACCTTGATAGCAAATAAATTTCTCAGACAG GCTGTAAACAATTTTAAGAAAGAACAAGGCTGCGTTAAGAACCAGCGAAGAAGCTGCGACTCAGCTCAGTCCCAGAATGCAACTCCAACTCCAAGCCCTGTCCCCACACCTCCCCCACTCAGTTTGCAAAGCCAGCAGAAGCCTGTCCACCTACTCTGCAGCCAGCAG GCTGCAAAAACTCCACCATTATCTCAGGCTCCTGATGTTTCCCCTGTAGCAACAGACCCAACCTTTGCTGACAACACGGCTAACATCTCTCTCCAGTCTGTGCAAAAACCTGTGATGACATCTGACAA TGAGGCTGAAGAAAAGATGAGCAATGACTCAGCTGCTGCTGACCCTTCTGTGTTGGTTCCTGACAAACCTCCTACCAACGCATCATCACTG GGAAACGATAttccagcagcagagcagcctcAGACAGTCGATGTGAGTCAGAAACACACCTCCTCAG AATTAACCCAGAGACTGTCTGGATCACCTGCCTCCTGGGACAA TGCCCCCTCCTCCTCAGGTTGTCCGCCCAGAGGATTGACTGAATCAAGCACCCTGCAACTTAGcacctcttcatcatcctcatctttATACTCGGCCACACCTTCACCTGTTTTTCCCTTTCCCCTTTTTCACACATTCATCCCAACTCACCAGCCTCACAACAGTTACCCCCCTGGATACCTACCAACCACACCTGATTGGATGCTTCGCAACCCCCAGGGTGGTCCCATCCCTCCTCTTGGCTCCtctacctcctcttcctccatcccTGTCCTCATCCCCAAAGAGTGGTATAGGTatcaaaaaaagaacaatgaaaG GTCACCTCACAGACATTCCTCCTCTCATTTAAACTCCCCCAAATCCAAGTCCTCCCGCTTCTATTCTCATTCATCGAGTCGCTCACGTTCTCGCTCTCGGTCCAGATCAAG ACCTCGCTCCAGTAAGAGACACTTCCACGGCCGCTCTAATAACCCCAGTTACAGTTATGGTTACAAACGCCCTCACTCCACCACACCATCCTCATCGTCTTCACCTCGAGGAGGCTACCATTCCAGATCCAAGTCATCTTCAGACCAACAGAAGACTCGTCATCACAGCAAGAGGTCATCTTCAAGCAGCCGCAGCTCAAAGAGGTGTGGGGAACACTCAGGcaaggaaacaggaagttcaTCCTCATTTTCCCAGAACGCAAACAATCTGAGCAACCTGGAGCTGGACAGGCAACGCTACCTGAAGTGGAAGAAGGATTACCAAGAATGGTATGAGAAATATTTCAGTAGCTATGTCACCCAGTTCCACCAGCtgcatcttcctcctcctcctcatcctcaagATTTTTTCTACCAACCAGAAGATAACCGTGCCGCCACAATGGAAGCTAGCTCCCCTTCATCTGACTTGTCCAGTTACAGCCGCTCCCCTCCTTCTCAGTCCACTAGTGACAGTCACTCTTCACCATCTCACCCTTCAAGTGACAGTGGTTCACCTTATAAAGCCAACAATGCCCGCTCTCCACCCTCTCACTCGTCCAGCGATGGTCGCTCCACACCGTTCAAAGACGGAGCTCAGCCGAGGGAATGTCCGGAAAAGTACAGCTGCCCACCAGGTACGCTAACTAAAAGCAGAGATGAAATTGATCTGCAAGACCAACAAACAAGCAAGCAACTGAAACATGAGGAAAAGCGATCAAAGAAACTTGATGGAGGAAAATCCAGGGAATTATCCTCTAATTCTGCAGATGACAGCAGAAAGGACGAGAAGAAATGCAACACTCAACCAAAGGATGGCGCTGCAGTTTGCTCCAAATCAACTACCAGTGGCGTCACAGAGTCTGTCCAACCTCTTCTGAAACAAGACAAGGCTTTGGACAAAGACTGTGAAGGACAAACTCAAGAAGAGAGAAATTTGGAAAGAAAGCAAGGATGGAGCAGAGGCTCTAAACAAGATgtggagaaaaaacacaaaataaagctgaacacaAAACCAGGCAGGGTGGATAGAGACAGAGAGGACCACCCTAGACGCAGCAAAGCTCCTCATTCCAGATcagagaagaacagaaaaagaaaaggggaaggCTCAGacagcaacaagaaaaaaagtagcATTACTGTAAAACCTCAAAGCTGCAAGGACCTGAAAAGCAAAACTACAGACAACCCCGAAAGCAGCGAAAGTGAGTCTCTAAAGACGTTTGACGAAATTAAGCAAAAGGCAGACAAGACGAAGGAGAAGAAAACATGGCGTCTGACACCGACAGACATCTGGGAGGAAGGGATAAAGGTCATACCTCAGAAGAAGATCAGCATCAACATCAACCTAGATTCAAAACAGAAGGAGGGCAAAACTGATCAACAGAACGCAACTAATTCAGAGGTCTGTTCGGCAGAAAACCAGGAGCAGACTGCTATTAGAGAGGAGGAGTTAAACAAAGGCCAGACAGAAACTGaggtgaatgaaatgaaagaatcCAGCCAGGAAATTTTGCctgaagtgaaaataaaaccagatgAGCAAGAAGTAAGAGAGATGTGGAACAAAGCTGCCTTTGAAGATGTGAAAGGAGGGGTGTtgaaaaatgtagaagaacagGACAATGAGAAAATAGCCAGCGAGATGGACCGCTTGGATTTATGGCACTGTGCTCTGACATtaggagagggagaggaggagaatgTGGCaggaaaggaagaagaagagaaagagagagatgatgGCAAAGGCCATGAGATGATGGAGTTAGCATTTACTTCCTATAATGATAAAGTAGAGAAAGAGACGACATGTgaagaaaaaagagatgaaCCACAGAGGGGAGACGACGATACAGTGATGTCCAACTTGAAGAGTAAAAACAAGAATCACCGTGAAGGATGTAACACCACACTGAATGATAGCAG CACCTCTGTGGCTGGTAACTGTGgagctgaagaggaggaagtgaTGGAGACTCTGCAGGAGTCTGAAGACACAAAGGAAAAGCTGTCACTCGTACAG GCGCCTTGCTCCAAATGGGACAATGATGAAGAGCAGGGTCACGGAGATATCAGAGCTGAGGCTAACACTGCAGCTCTGTTTCCTCCATCAGTGACTGAGACCAGCAGAAAAGCACCGGGAGACAATGAACAACAGGGACGAAGGTCAGCGGAGGGAGAGACAGACAAGCACAGAGCAAGAGGGAGAAACAAGGAGAGAAGCTTCTCTTTGTCTAGGTCACTGTCAGATGTGGCTCCCTCTAGTGGCCACAACACAACTGACAGCACTGTGTATGCAGACGGGGACACAGGGACAGAGAGGCAAAgggacagagacagaaaagggGAGagtgagagacagaaagaaggtAAAAGATCAAAtcgaggaggaagagaagaagagaggaggagagactgGGGGCGCAGCAAAATTAACTTGGTGCAGAACAGAAActtcccctcctcttcctcctctcagtCCTTCTCTTCCTCAGTGTTACAAGAAACAGAGAGCCGAGGACGCAGCCAAGGAGGCAGCAAGAGTTCCCGTCATGGCTGGAAATCCTATGGGACAAGCAATGAGACAAGCAGATCTACCAACATGCCTGATCAGAATCCACCCAGATTTAAAGACAAAGACCTTTTCCACCACTACAGTACTCACCAAAGTCTGTCAGCCAACTATGGAGATAAAGGCAGACTTGCAAGGACCCACTACTCCCCACCTTCCCTCTTCTCTAACCACAGAGACTTGTTTTCCTTTGAAACCTCTGGAGGCCCTCAAAGAGGGTTTCCTGATTGGGAATTAATGCGAAGCAAAAGTCGAACTGAAAACAGAGtagaaaaaggaaagtggaagCAAGAAAAGATGTTTAAGGCTGGGAAAGATTGCAAAGGTGAGAGAGCAAATCCAGAGATGGTGGCAAGgcgaggaggagaaagagggagTTGGAGGGAGGGCAAAACTGAAAGACTGGAGGACAGACAGAGACCCAGCAGCAGTAGCAGCGTCAGCTCATCAGCAAGCCATGAGAACAGCAAAGATGACaagagaggagaaggagggagggaaaCGCAGAAGCACAGAAAGGAGAAGAGACAGGCCAGCCCAGAGCTGCACGACGGAGACAGAAGAAAGCTCAAGAAGTCTAAAAGCAACTAA
- the LOC121653322 gene encoding E3 ubiquitin-protein ligase RBBP6-like isoform X1 produces MTHIHYKFSSKLNYNTVVFDGPHITLNDLKRQIMGREKLRAGDCDLQITNAQTKEEYTDNEDLIPKGSSVIVRRIPIIGARSSSSNKTNNTERSDFQGHHAFGASRAMVDRSSTKALSFFTKIQMANLVDANVSEEEKIRVVANQTSYDPISLNTKYGTVLPENYTCYRCGNTGHHIRNCPTAAQDKNFEALPRIKKSTGIPRSFMVEVDDPNIKGVMLTNCGRYAIPAIDAEAYATGKKEKPPFIPQEQPKSEGEDDPIPDELLCLICHDLLNDSVVIPCCGNSYCDDCIRTTLLDSEDHVCPTCGQSDVSPDTLIANKFLRQAVNNFKKEQGCVKNQRRSCDSAQSQNATPTPSPVPTPPPLSLQSQQKPVHLLCSQQAAKTPPLSQAPDVSPVATDPTFADNTANISLQSVQKPVMTSDNEAEEKMSNDSAAADPSVLVPDKPPTNASSLGNDIPAAEQPQTVDVSQKHTSSELTQRLSGSPASWDNAPSSSGCPPRGLTESSTLQLSTSSSSSSLYSATPSPVFPFPLFHTFIPTHQPHNSYPPGYLPTTPDWMLRNPQGGPIPPLGSSTSSSSIPVLIPKEWYRYQKKNNERSPHRHSSSHLNSPKSKSSRFYSHSSSRSRSRSRSRSRPRSSKRHFHGRSNNPSYSYGYKRPHSTTPSSSSSPRGGYHSRSKSSSDQQKTRHHSKRSSSSSRSSKRCGEHSGKETGSSSSFSQNANNLSNLELDRQRYLKWKKDYQEWYEKYFSSYVTQFHQLHLPPPPHPQDFFYQPEDNRAATMEASSPSSDLSSYSRSPPSQSTSDSHSSPSHPSSDSGSPYKANNARSPPSHSSSDGRSTPFKDGAQPRECPEKYSCPPGTLTKSRDEIDLQDQQTSKQLKHEEKRSKKLDGGKSRELSSNSADDSRKDEKKCNTQPKDGAAVCSKSTTSGVTESVQPLLKQDKALDKDCEGQTQEERNLERKQGWSRGSKQDVEKKHKIKLNTKPGRVDRDREDHPRRSKAPHSRSEKNRKRKGEGSDSNKKKSSITVKPQSCKDLKSKTTDNPESSESESLKTFDEIKQKADKTKEKKTWRLTPTDIWEEGIKVIPQKKISININLDSKQKEGKTDQQNATNSEVCSAENQEQTAIREEELNKGQTETEVNEMKESSQEILPEVKIKPDEQEVREMWNKAAFEDVKGGVLKNVEEQDNEKIASEMDRLDLWHCALTLGEGEEENVAGKEEEEKERDDGKGHEMMELAFTSYNDKVEKETTCEEKRDEPQRGDDDTVMSNLKSKNKNHREGCNTTLNDSSSTSVAGNCGAEEEEVMETLQESEDTKEKLSLVQAPCSKWDNDEEQGHGDIRAEANTAALFPPSVTETSRKAPGDNEQQGRRSAEGETDKHRARGRNKERSFSLSRSLSDVAPSSGHNTTDSTVYADGDTGTERQRDRDRKGESERQKEGKRSNRGGREEERRRDWGRSKINLVQNRNFPSSSSSQSFSSSVLQETESRGRSQGGSKSSRHGWKSYGTSNETSRSTNMPDQNPPRFKDKDLFHHYSTHQSLSANYGDKGRLARTHYSPPSLFSNHRDLFSFETSGGPQRGFPDWELMRSKSRTENRVEKGKWKQEKMFKAGKDCKGERANPEMVARRGGERGSWREGKTERLEDRQRPSSSSSVSSSASHENSKDDKRGEGGRETQKHRKEKRQASPELHDGDRRKLKKSKSN; encoded by the exons ATGACTCATATTCATTACAAATTCTCCTCTAAACTCAACTACAACACGGTGGTTTTTGACGGCCCGCACATCACGCTGAATGACTTGAAGAGGCAGATCATGGGCAGAGAGAAGCTTCGAGCCGGGGACTGCGACCTGCAGATCACAAATGCACAAACcaaagaag AGTACACAGACAATGAAGATCTGATCCCAAAAGGCTCCTCTGTCATCGTCAGGAGAATCCCCATCATTGGAGCCAGGTCCAGCTCAAGTAACAAGACCAACAACAC tgagCGATCAGACTTCCAGGGTCACCACGCCTTCGGAGCCAGCAGAGCT ATGGTTGACCGGAGCTCTACCAAAGCCTTGTCGTTTTTCACCAAG ATCCAGATGGCTAACCTGGTTGATGCAAATGTGtcagaggaggagaaaataaGAGTTGTAGCGAATCAGACCTCGTACGACCCCATTAG TTTAAACACAAAGTATGGCACTGTCCTTCCAGAGAACTACACCTGCTATCGCTGTGGAAATACTGGGCACCACATCAGGAACTGTCCAACTGCTGCA CAGGATAAAAACTTTGAGGCTCTTCCAAGGATAAAGAAGAGCACAGGAATCCCTCGCTCCTTCATGGTTGAGGTGGATGATCCCAACATTAAAGGAGTCATGCTGACCAATTGTGGCCGTTATGCAATTCCAGCCATCGATGC TGAGGCATATGCTACTGGAAAGAAGGAGAAGCCTCCGTTTATTCCACAGGAACAACCCAAATCTGAAGGCGAGGATGATCCCATCCCCGATGAGCTCCTCTGTCTGATATGTCACGACCTACTGAATGACTCTGTGGTCATACCCTGCTGTGGAAACAGCTACTGTGATGACT GTATTCGCACCACTTTGCTCGATTCAGAGGACCACGTCTGCCCAACATGTGGCCAGTCAGACGTCTCTCCCGATACCTTGATAGCAAATAAATTTCTCAGACAG GCTGTAAACAATTTTAAGAAAGAACAAGGCTGCGTTAAGAACCAGCGAAGAAGCTGCGACTCAGCTCAGTCCCAGAATGCAACTCCAACTCCAAGCCCTGTCCCCACACCTCCCCCACTCAGTTTGCAAAGCCAGCAGAAGCCTGTCCACCTACTCTGCAGCCAGCAG GCTGCAAAAACTCCACCATTATCTCAGGCTCCTGATGTTTCCCCTGTAGCAACAGACCCAACCTTTGCTGACAACACGGCTAACATCTCTCTCCAGTCTGTGCAAAAACCTGTGATGACATCTGACAA TGAGGCTGAAGAAAAGATGAGCAATGACTCAGCTGCTGCTGACCCTTCTGTGTTGGTTCCTGACAAACCTCCTACCAACGCATCATCACTG GGAAACGATAttccagcagcagagcagcctcAGACAGTCGATGTGAGTCAGAAACACACCTCCTCAG AATTAACCCAGAGACTGTCTGGATCACCTGCCTCCTGGGACAA TGCCCCCTCCTCCTCAGGTTGTCCGCCCAGAGGATTGACTGAATCAAGCACCCTGCAACTTAGcacctcttcatcatcctcatctttATACTCGGCCACACCTTCACCTGTTTTTCCCTTTCCCCTTTTTCACACATTCATCCCAACTCACCAGCCTCACAACAGTTACCCCCCTGGATACCTACCAACCACACCTGATTGGATGCTTCGCAACCCCCAGGGTGGTCCCATCCCTCCTCTTGGCTCCtctacctcctcttcctccatcccTGTCCTCATCCCCAAAGAGTGGTATAGGTatcaaaaaaagaacaatgaaaG GTCACCTCACAGACATTCCTCCTCTCATTTAAACTCCCCCAAATCCAAGTCCTCCCGCTTCTATTCTCATTCATCGAGTCGCTCACGTTCTCGCTCTCGGTCCAGATCAAG ACCTCGCTCCAGTAAGAGACACTTCCACGGCCGCTCTAATAACCCCAGTTACAGTTATGGTTACAAACGCCCTCACTCCACCACACCATCCTCATCGTCTTCACCTCGAGGAGGCTACCATTCCAGATCCAAGTCATCTTCAGACCAACAGAAGACTCGTCATCACAGCAAGAGGTCATCTTCAAGCAGCCGCAGCTCAAAGAGGTGTGGGGAACACTCAGGcaaggaaacaggaagttcaTCCTCATTTTCCCAGAACGCAAACAATCTGAGCAACCTGGAGCTGGACAGGCAACGCTACCTGAAGTGGAAGAAGGATTACCAAGAATGGTATGAGAAATATTTCAGTAGCTATGTCACCCAGTTCCACCAGCtgcatcttcctcctcctcctcatcctcaagATTTTTTCTACCAACCAGAAGATAACCGTGCCGCCACAATGGAAGCTAGCTCCCCTTCATCTGACTTGTCCAGTTACAGCCGCTCCCCTCCTTCTCAGTCCACTAGTGACAGTCACTCTTCACCATCTCACCCTTCAAGTGACAGTGGTTCACCTTATAAAGCCAACAATGCCCGCTCTCCACCCTCTCACTCGTCCAGCGATGGTCGCTCCACACCGTTCAAAGACGGAGCTCAGCCGAGGGAATGTCCGGAAAAGTACAGCTGCCCACCAGGTACGCTAACTAAAAGCAGAGATGAAATTGATCTGCAAGACCAACAAACAAGCAAGCAACTGAAACATGAGGAAAAGCGATCAAAGAAACTTGATGGAGGAAAATCCAGGGAATTATCCTCTAATTCTGCAGATGACAGCAGAAAGGACGAGAAGAAATGCAACACTCAACCAAAGGATGGCGCTGCAGTTTGCTCCAAATCAACTACCAGTGGCGTCACAGAGTCTGTCCAACCTCTTCTGAAACAAGACAAGGCTTTGGACAAAGACTGTGAAGGACAAACTCAAGAAGAGAGAAATTTGGAAAGAAAGCAAGGATGGAGCAGAGGCTCTAAACAAGATgtggagaaaaaacacaaaataaagctgaacacaAAACCAGGCAGGGTGGATAGAGACAGAGAGGACCACCCTAGACGCAGCAAAGCTCCTCATTCCAGATcagagaagaacagaaaaagaaaaggggaaggCTCAGacagcaacaagaaaaaaagtagcATTACTGTAAAACCTCAAAGCTGCAAGGACCTGAAAAGCAAAACTACAGACAACCCCGAAAGCAGCGAAAGTGAGTCTCTAAAGACGTTTGACGAAATTAAGCAAAAGGCAGACAAGACGAAGGAGAAGAAAACATGGCGTCTGACACCGACAGACATCTGGGAGGAAGGGATAAAGGTCATACCTCAGAAGAAGATCAGCATCAACATCAACCTAGATTCAAAACAGAAGGAGGGCAAAACTGATCAACAGAACGCAACTAATTCAGAGGTCTGTTCGGCAGAAAACCAGGAGCAGACTGCTATTAGAGAGGAGGAGTTAAACAAAGGCCAGACAGAAACTGaggtgaatgaaatgaaagaatcCAGCCAGGAAATTTTGCctgaagtgaaaataaaaccagatgAGCAAGAAGTAAGAGAGATGTGGAACAAAGCTGCCTTTGAAGATGTGAAAGGAGGGGTGTtgaaaaatgtagaagaacagGACAATGAGAAAATAGCCAGCGAGATGGACCGCTTGGATTTATGGCACTGTGCTCTGACATtaggagagggagaggaggagaatgTGGCaggaaaggaagaagaagagaaagagagagatgatgGCAAAGGCCATGAGATGATGGAGTTAGCATTTACTTCCTATAATGATAAAGTAGAGAAAGAGACGACATGTgaagaaaaaagagatgaaCCACAGAGGGGAGACGACGATACAGTGATGTCCAACTTGAAGAGTAAAAACAAGAATCACCGTGAAGGATGTAACACCACACTGAATGATAGCAG TAGCACCTCTGTGGCTGGTAACTGTGgagctgaagaggaggaagtgaTGGAGACTCTGCAGGAGTCTGAAGACACAAAGGAAAAGCTGTCACTCGTACAG GCGCCTTGCTCCAAATGGGACAATGATGAAGAGCAGGGTCACGGAGATATCAGAGCTGAGGCTAACACTGCAGCTCTGTTTCCTCCATCAGTGACTGAGACCAGCAGAAAAGCACCGGGAGACAATGAACAACAGGGACGAAGGTCAGCGGAGGGAGAGACAGACAAGCACAGAGCAAGAGGGAGAAACAAGGAGAGAAGCTTCTCTTTGTCTAGGTCACTGTCAGATGTGGCTCCCTCTAGTGGCCACAACACAACTGACAGCACTGTGTATGCAGACGGGGACACAGGGACAGAGAGGCAAAgggacagagacagaaaagggGAGagtgagagacagaaagaaggtAAAAGATCAAAtcgaggaggaagagaagaagagaggaggagagactgGGGGCGCAGCAAAATTAACTTGGTGCAGAACAGAAActtcccctcctcttcctcctctcagtCCTTCTCTTCCTCAGTGTTACAAGAAACAGAGAGCCGAGGACGCAGCCAAGGAGGCAGCAAGAGTTCCCGTCATGGCTGGAAATCCTATGGGACAAGCAATGAGACAAGCAGATCTACCAACATGCCTGATCAGAATCCACCCAGATTTAAAGACAAAGACCTTTTCCACCACTACAGTACTCACCAAAGTCTGTCAGCCAACTATGGAGATAAAGGCAGACTTGCAAGGACCCACTACTCCCCACCTTCCCTCTTCTCTAACCACAGAGACTTGTTTTCCTTTGAAACCTCTGGAGGCCCTCAAAGAGGGTTTCCTGATTGGGAATTAATGCGAAGCAAAAGTCGAACTGAAAACAGAGtagaaaaaggaaagtggaagCAAGAAAAGATGTTTAAGGCTGGGAAAGATTGCAAAGGTGAGAGAGCAAATCCAGAGATGGTGGCAAGgcgaggaggagaaagagggagTTGGAGGGAGGGCAAAACTGAAAGACTGGAGGACAGACAGAGACCCAGCAGCAGTAGCAGCGTCAGCTCATCAGCAAGCCATGAGAACAGCAAAGATGACaagagaggagaaggagggagggaaaCGCAGAAGCACAGAAAGGAGAAGAGACAGGCCAGCCCAGAGCTGCACGACGGAGACAGAAGAAAGCTCAAGAAGTCTAAAAGCAACTAA